GTATGATTTTGAACACCCAACTTTGAAAAAATATTTAAATAGATTTCCAGCAAGGCAATATAATGTTATTTCAGATAATAAAAAATTCTTTTTAAGATTTGCTGCTTGTTTTGGAATGTTTTTAATGACACACGATGCAGTTATCTCTTATAAAAATTTACCTGTAAGAATGGTTGAAATAACTAGATATTCATTTAGAAGAGAACAAAGAGGAGAATTATCCGGTTTAAAAAGATTAAGAGCATTTACAATGCCAGATATGCATACTTTTTGTAAAGATGTTGAATCTTCAAAAAAAGAATTTTTCTCTCAATTTAAAAAAGCAATGGAATTTTTAAAAATAAGCGGGATTAAAGAATATGAAGCAGCATTCAGAGTGCAAAAAGAATTTTATGATGAACATAAAAATTGGTATACTTCAATGATAAAAGAATTAGGAAGACCTGTTTTATTAGAATTATTTGATATTAGATACGCATACTTCATTACAAAATTTGAATTTAATTTTGTTGATGCATTTTCAAAAGCAGCTGCTTTATCTACTGTTCAAATAGATGTTGAAAACGCAGATACTTATGATATTTCATATACTGATGAAGATGGAACTAAAAAAAGACCATACATCCTACATGCATCAATAAGCGGTGCAATTGAAAGAATAATTTACGCTTTATTAGAACAAGAATATATGAAAAAAGATGGAAAGCCTGAATTTCCATTATGGCTTTCTCCAACACAAGTAAGAATTATACCTATTACTGAAAAACAAAAAGAATATTGTTTCGATTTATTAAAAGAAATTGAAGAAGCAAATATTAGAGTAGATATAGACGATACAAATGAATCATTAGGAAAAAGGATAAGAAATGCAGAAAAAGAATGGATTCCATATACAATAGTAATTGGTGAAAAAGAAATGGAAGAAAAGATTCTAGCAGTAAATATTAGAAACGAAGAAAAGAAAAATATGAAAAGTAAAGAACTAATTGAAGAAATTAAAGAAAAAGTAAAAGATAGAAGTTTTATGATTTTAAATATGAATAAACAAATTAGTTTAAGACCAATAATCTAAGTGATGAAATGAAAATTGAAAATAAATTTTTCTGGGGGATACTTGGGATAATTGTTATTACTTTATTTGTTTTTTCAGTTATTTTAATATATGAAGGAGAAGAATATAAATCTCAATATGTTTCTTGCGTTAATAATTATAATAACCTAGTCGGCAATTATAATTTAGTATTGCAAGCATATAATTATACTGAAAATACCCAAGTATTAGAATATAATGACATTGTTGATAAATATAATTCATTAGCTGATAAATATAATATTATATTAAAAGATTATGAATCTATAAAAACAAATTATTTAATTCCTCCTTATATTCAAGTATTAAATAGAACAATTGTACTAAAATTTCAATTTGAAAATGATACTTCAACTCAAACTTGGTCATGGCCAATCGAAGATCTAGAAACTTCTTTTTTTAAAGGAAAAATAATGAGAGAAAAAGACATTGATGAAATGGATTTATATATCCCAAATTTATCAAATAAATTTAAAGATTATTCAAGATATAATTTTATTAATGAACAAATGGCTATTGAATTAAGACCTTATATTGAAACAGAATATTTTGAAGAATTCGGAAAATATATTTATAATAAATTTTCAACTGATGAAGAAAGAATTG
The sequence above is drawn from the Candidatus Micrarchaeia archaeon genome and encodes:
- a CDS encoding threonine--tRNA ligase, producing MRFIALHSDFIEIKPVSKALKTAKDISKEMERFEECLVVLTAIEKKDEGTEIAKKSVKEIINIAEQVKTKNIVLYPWVHLSSTPSSPDEAQRILKTISELLNKENYSIETAPFGWYKAFTISCKGHPLSELSREIYADEKAEDENESIKQESKKKSEFFILTPEGKEIELNKFDFSKYQNLKKFSNYEESGKRTDEKEPPHIKLMREHGIADYEPGSDSGNIRWYPNGTLMKRLLEREITKFCVEYGAMEVETPIMYDFEHPTLKKYLNRFPARQYNVISDNKKFFLRFAACFGMFLMTHDAVISYKNLPVRMVEITRYSFRREQRGELSGLKRLRAFTMPDMHTFCKDVESSKKEFFSQFKKAMEFLKISGIKEYEAAFRVQKEFYDEHKNWYTSMIKELGRPVLLELFDIRYAYFITKFEFNFVDAFSKAAALSTVQIDVENADTYDISYTDEDGTKKRPYILHASISGAIERIIYALLEQEYMKKDGKPEFPLWLSPTQVRIIPITEKQKEYCFDLLKEIEEANIRVDIDDTNESLGKRIRNAEKEWIPYTIVIGEKEMEEKILAVNIRNEEKKNMKSKELIEEIKEKVKDRSFMILNMNKQISLRPII